The following proteins are co-located in the Pyrobaculum calidifontis JCM 11548 genome:
- a CDS encoding acetate--CoA ligase family protein: MTHPIVAKALSEGRNKLREDEALELLRHYGIPTPDFALAHSEEEAVAAAEKIGYPVALKVVSPQIVHKTDVGGVVLNVTTPDGVREACRKIKAITKTVPYAEIEGVLVQKMVPKGVELIVGALYDEIFGHVILFGLGGIYTELYKDVSMRLAPLDEQDAWDMVKEVKAYKLLTGFRGTPPRDIPAVVDVIVKFSRLLEENPEITEADLNPVIALEEGKGAYVVDARIYARQI; encoded by the coding sequence ATGACCCACCCCATCGTCGCCAAGGCCCTCTCCGAGGGGAGAAACAAGCTGAGAGAAGACGAGGCCCTAGAACTACTACGCCACTACGGCATACCCACCCCCGACTTCGCCCTAGCCCACAGCGAGGAGGAGGCAGTCGCCGCCGCGGAGAAGATCGGATATCCGGTAGCCCTAAAAGTGGTCTCCCCCCAGATAGTCCACAAGACAGACGTAGGCGGCGTAGTACTCAACGTCACAACCCCCGACGGCGTGAGAGAAGCCTGCAGAAAAATCAAGGCCATCACCAAGACAGTCCCCTACGCAGAGATAGAGGGAGTACTCGTCCAAAAAATGGTGCCAAAGGGCGTGGAGCTAATCGTCGGAGCCCTCTACGACGAAATCTTCGGCCACGTAATCCTCTTCGGCCTAGGCGGAATATACACAGAACTCTACAAAGACGTGTCAATGCGCCTAGCCCCACTCGACGAACAAGACGCCTGGGACATGGTCAAAGAGGTAAAGGCATACAAGCTCCTCACAGGCTTCAGAGGAACACCGCCACGCGACATACCCGCGGTAGTAGACGTCATAGTCAAGTTCTCACGCCTACTAGAAGAAAACCCAGAAATAACAGAAGCCGACCTCAACCCAGTAATAGCCCTAGAAGAAGGCAAAGGCGCATACGTAGTAGACGCCAGAATCTACGCCAGACAAATTTAA
- a CDS encoding 50S ribosomal protein L40e, producing MPITLDPEKLAIVLQHRFNYKICRNCGARNPPDAEKCRRCRSRNLRPKKFKKK from the coding sequence ATGCCCATCACGCTGGACCCCGAGAAGTTGGCAATAGTGCTACAACACAGGTTTAACTACAAGATATGTAGAAACTGCGGCGCCCGCAATCCGCCAGACGCGGAGAAGTGCAGGAGGTGCCGCTCCCGCAACCTCAGGCCCAAGAAGTTTAAGAAGAAGTAG
- a CDS encoding penicillin acylase family protein: MKAVARPPPPAALENYVLVIKADSEREAFYKLGYAHAYYRFFQMDVMRRVAEGRLAELLGPAALETDVYFRSRGLYISAAKTWEYIKANYPEYASLVEEYVRGVNDFLATNPPILEYLILGKKPEPWRPEDTFAINKLIAWSLSGGEDDLTLKALVDRAGPWVLEVALKREVNTPILPRRATFSPVMHMLGESNNWIISPNFTQSGAPILANDPHLSLSAPPIWIFQRVEAPGYTVMGVAFPGTPVVVIGTNGFVAWGFTNTGVDVIDYYYYVWNGTKYLYNGVWLEAGKREEVLKACDADGRCSQRTLVVLETVHGPVIEYNGERYAMRWLGNNVTLEALALYQMGKARNLTEFLNALKYFVVPSQNTVYADIHGVVAYFASGYFPIRDGGYLPFNGSRGEGEWRRLVWLPSVLNYVNPPYLATANNKVADANIYLQWRWADRYRHDRIMELITQKIVAKGKVSVDDIKEIQLDTVDISCRDVKALLRDYGGTSAKKLFDELNKWDCVMAADSVAAARYATFVYTLQKLAWGKYNVSLTFMPFEVTLEAIKRGYVDRGVVEEAAAEALKVDKPWGSLHTYDIEHVLGGVFPQLNYRPVAAPGSWFTVNVAPDFHVSHGPSVRFIVDFKEGVYMMLPGGPDGDPLSPLYDAMYMPWVRGEYVKVG, from the coding sequence ATGAAGGCTGTTGCAAGGCCGCCTCCCCCCGCCGCCTTAGAAAACTACGTACTAGTCATAAAGGCCGACAGTGAGAGAGAGGCGTTTTACAAACTGGGGTACGCCCACGCGTATTACCGATTTTTCCAAATGGACGTAATGAGGAGAGTTGCGGAGGGGAGGTTAGCCGAGTTGCTCGGACCAGCCGCCTTGGAAACCGACGTTTATTTCAGGAGCAGAGGCCTCTACATCTCTGCCGCCAAGACGTGGGAATACATAAAGGCCAACTACCCCGAGTATGCGTCCCTTGTGGAGGAGTATGTCCGCGGAGTAAACGACTTTCTTGCCACGAATCCTCCTATACTGGAGTACTTGATATTGGGCAAAAAACCTGAGCCCTGGAGACCAGAGGATACCTTTGCCATTAACAAGTTAATCGCGTGGTCTCTAAGCGGGGGAGAGGACGACTTAACTCTCAAGGCCTTGGTGGATAGGGCAGGGCCCTGGGTCTTAGAGGTGGCGTTGAAGAGGGAGGTTAATACGCCTATTCTGCCGCGGCGGGCGACATTCTCGCCTGTAATGCATATGTTAGGCGAGAGCAATAACTGGATTATTTCGCCTAATTTCACTCAGTCTGGGGCGCCGATACTGGCGAACGACCCCCATCTCTCACTGTCGGCGCCGCCTATTTGGATTTTTCAACGAGTTGAGGCGCCGGGCTACACTGTGATGGGCGTGGCGTTTCCCGGCACTCCTGTCGTAGTAATAGGCACAAACGGCTTTGTTGCATGGGGGTTTACAAACACAGGCGTCGACGTAATTGACTACTATTACTACGTGTGGAATGGGACAAAGTACTTGTACAACGGCGTTTGGCTCGAGGCTGGGAAGAGGGAGGAGGTGTTGAAGGCTTGCGACGCCGATGGAAGATGTAGTCAGAGGACTTTGGTAGTTCTCGAGACGGTGCATGGGCCTGTTATTGAGTACAATGGGGAAAGATACGCGATGAGGTGGCTCGGCAATAACGTAACTCTGGAGGCGCTTGCCCTATATCAAATGGGCAAGGCGAGGAATTTGACAGAGTTTTTAAACGCGCTTAAATACTTCGTAGTCCCCAGCCAGAACACCGTTTATGCAGACATACACGGCGTAGTGGCTTATTTTGCCAGCGGCTATTTCCCCATCAGAGATGGGGGTTATCTCCCGTTTAATGGGTCGAGGGGGGAGGGCGAGTGGCGGCGTCTTGTGTGGTTGCCTAGTGTTTTAAACTACGTAAACCCACCCTACTTGGCCACTGCCAACAACAAGGTGGCAGACGCCAATATATACCTCCAGTGGAGGTGGGCTGACCGCTACCGCCATGATAGAATTATGGAGTTGATAACCCAGAAGATAGTTGCAAAGGGCAAGGTATCTGTAGACGACATAAAAGAGATTCAGCTAGACACGGTCGACATCTCGTGTAGAGATGTGAAAGCCTTGCTGAGGGACTACGGCGGCACGAGTGCCAAAAAGTTGTTTGACGAGTTGAATAAATGGGACTGCGTAATGGCCGCGGACTCCGTTGCCGCGGCGAGATACGCCACGTTTGTTTACACGTTGCAGAAGTTGGCGTGGGGCAAGTACAACGTCTCTCTCACTTTTATGCCGTTTGAAGTAACTCTTGAGGCAATTAAGAGGGGGTATGTGGATAGAGGCGTCGTAGAGGAGGCCGCGGCCGAGGCGTTGAAAGTGGACAAGCCGTGGGGGTCTTTGCATACGTACGACATAGAGCACGTCTTAGGCGGCGTATTTCCGCAGTTGAACTACAGGCCGGTTGCTGCCCCGGGTAGTTGGTTTACGGTGAACGTGGCGCCGGACTTCCACGTATCGCATGGGCCTAGCGTAAGATTCATAGTGGACTTTAAGGAAGGCGTGTACATGATGTTGCCAGGGGGCCCAGATGGCGATCCCCTGAGCCCGTTGTATGACGCAATGTACATGCCGTGGGTGCGGGGCGAGTATGTTAAAGTGGGTTAA
- a CDS encoding acetate--CoA ligase family protein produces MISKLLDPQSAAIVGASPKPGTVGYVLLENLATRFKGRAYPVNPKYDVVELWGRKIKFYKSLLEVEDDIDVAVIATPAPTVPKILEEAGQKGIKAAVVISSGFAEAGNVELENWVKAVAKQYGIRLLGPNCIGVYNAYTNFDTQFLPVERAGRPPPGPIALISQSGAVATAIMDWAARRRLGMGFVVNYGNKADVTEVELLEAFAEDERVKVITMYMEGLKYPGEAKRLLDTVRRIAPKKPIVVYKAGRGSTAAQRAVRSHTAAMAGTYEMYHGLFKQAGAIEASSVREMFDMAKALATQPTPRGPRVLVVTDSGGMGVQAVDALEALGLEVPEVPESIAKELKRELLPFAAVSNPIDVTGSATDEHYKIVLDMLLPTAFFDMALVVTLMQVPGLTKNLAEYIIGAKKYGKPIVAVNFGGSELVQKFEEALEDSGVPTYPTPERAAKALWALYRYSQVRRRL; encoded by the coding sequence GTGATTTCAAAGCTGTTAGACCCCCAAAGCGCCGCCATCGTAGGCGCCTCCCCGAAGCCGGGGACAGTGGGCTACGTCTTGCTGGAGAACTTGGCAACCCGCTTCAAGGGCAGGGCCTACCCCGTCAACCCGAAGTACGACGTGGTAGAGCTCTGGGGCCGCAAAATAAAGTTCTACAAGTCACTCCTAGAAGTTGAAGACGACATAGACGTCGCCGTGATCGCCACGCCCGCCCCCACGGTGCCCAAGATACTCGAGGAGGCAGGCCAAAAGGGGATAAAGGCGGCCGTGGTGATAAGCAGCGGCTTCGCCGAGGCGGGCAACGTGGAGCTAGAAAACTGGGTCAAGGCAGTGGCCAAGCAGTACGGCATACGCCTACTAGGCCCCAACTGCATCGGCGTATACAACGCATACACAAACTTCGACACCCAGTTCCTCCCAGTGGAGAGAGCCGGCCGGCCGCCGCCTGGGCCAATAGCCCTGATAAGCCAAAGCGGCGCAGTGGCCACGGCCATAATGGACTGGGCGGCCAGGAGGAGGCTAGGCATGGGCTTTGTAGTAAACTACGGAAACAAGGCAGATGTGACAGAGGTAGAGCTCTTGGAGGCCTTCGCCGAAGATGAGAGAGTAAAAGTCATAACCATGTACATGGAGGGGCTTAAATACCCAGGCGAGGCCAAGAGGCTGTTAGACACGGTTAGGAGGATAGCGCCCAAGAAGCCCATAGTGGTGTACAAGGCCGGCAGAGGCAGCACCGCGGCGCAACGCGCCGTGAGAAGCCACACGGCGGCCATGGCGGGCACCTACGAGATGTACCACGGCCTCTTCAAACAGGCAGGCGCAATAGAGGCATCCTCAGTGAGAGAAATGTTCGACATGGCCAAGGCCCTCGCCACCCAGCCCACGCCCCGCGGCCCCCGCGTCCTCGTAGTGACAGACTCCGGGGGGATGGGCGTCCAGGCGGTAGACGCCCTCGAGGCGCTGGGGCTGGAGGTCCCCGAGGTCCCCGAGAGCATAGCTAAAGAGCTCAAGAGAGAGCTACTCCCCTTCGCCGCAGTCTCAAACCCCATAGACGTGACGGGGAGCGCCACAGACGAGCACTACAAGATCGTGCTAGACATGCTGCTCCCCACAGCCTTCTTCGACATGGCGCTTGTGGTAACCCTCATGCAGGTGCCCGGCCTCACAAAAAACCTCGCCGAGTACATAATAGGGGCGAAGAAGTACGGCAAGCCCATAGTGGCGGTAAACTTCGGCGGCAGCGAGCTCGTGCAAAAATTCGAAGAAGCCCTCGAAGACAGCGGAGTGCCCACCTACCCCACGCCAGAACGCGCCGCAAAGGCCCTCTGGGCGTTATACAGGTACAGCCAAGTGAGGCGGAGGCTATGA
- a CDS encoding mechanosensitive ion channel domain-containing protein, whose translation MNPVGRLVLWIVLYVVVMAIVQAIFQFIAAPPLSFTQALDYKIYVDILLTLFFGWQIVKAFADIVALPVAKKQGETAGRAVSNLIKLIGIGALAAALAGAVSGGAAAAALGGFIGLVIGFATQQVLGQAVAGTFLLLARPFKIGEKIVGAGQEGVVEDITAMYTVIRDAEGNKVLIPNNKLIGDILKIKKS comes from the coding sequence ATGAACCCCGTCGGGAGACTAGTCCTTTGGATAGTGCTATACGTAGTAGTAATGGCAATAGTACAGGCAATATTCCAATTCATAGCAGCGCCGCCCCTATCGTTTACACAAGCCCTCGACTACAAAATATACGTCGACATACTCCTCACACTGTTCTTCGGCTGGCAGATAGTCAAAGCCTTTGCAGATATCGTGGCGCTCCCCGTTGCCAAGAAACAGGGCGAGACGGCAGGCCGCGCAGTCTCAAACCTCATTAAGCTCATTGGAATAGGCGCCCTCGCCGCCGCCCTCGCCGGGGCAGTATCCGGAGGCGCCGCCGCAGCGGCGCTAGGCGGCTTCATAGGCCTAGTAATCGGCTTCGCCACTCAGCAGGTATTGGGGCAAGCCGTTGCGGGAACGTTCCTCCTCTTAGCAAGGCCGTTTAAAATCGGCGAAAAAATCGTGGGCGCCGGTCAAGAGGGCGTCGTAGAAGACATCACCGCCATGTATACAGTGATTAGAGACGCCGAGGGCAACAAGGTGCTTATTCCAAACAACAAGCTAATCGGCGACATACTAAAGATCAAAAAGTCCTAA
- a CDS encoding AAA family ATPase → MDCGRFFVEVTRDEAHVGRFLWSPVGERWRVMEAVRRGDCVIHYIATRSKSRRRGSFVGVSRVASEAKVVDREELLRRGVESEYLSEWGDYDQFYLVELEGFVEFPRPILLDEAKNFGVEVQQAYLYEVDVKVGRRLVEVGLRGGAPVQRRGFVDERVKRFVALALVAGKNLLFVGAPGVGKTRLALDSAKLFTGCEPVVEVGRDGLTYDDLVLHFVASGSGARPRLGSFAKAVVESWRSIREGRGPCQFVFDEINRANVDLALGRVFTALDLAHRDKVPVLELDEELARPLGVEPGVYYLPFSFRVFATMNVVDRAQLFKLSFALMRRFAYVYVAPPHEKYASEVRVEELRDDFDLDPYVEVALEELSIEPRGGDIPALIRIGLPTVGELREFARGLGVSRVLSWVVEVGEKLGVEVGPSLAVDMLKLAAVYMVFRDKAPRLFDNPGEFSQHDFLDLATASLAVPYLSMALPKIRQRYLLSQEVKELETLKNIYSKVGELFGEQSFTARLFRGLFDELPIDLG, encoded by the coding sequence GTGGATTGTGGGCGTTTCTTTGTGGAAGTTACTAGGGATGAGGCGCATGTGGGGAGGTTTTTGTGGAGTCCTGTGGGGGAGAGGTGGAGAGTCATGGAGGCTGTTAGGCGTGGCGACTGTGTTATTCACTACATTGCGACGAGGAGTAAGTCGAGGCGTAGGGGGAGCTTCGTAGGGGTGTCTAGGGTGGCGTCTGAGGCTAAAGTAGTCGATAGAGAGGAGCTTTTGCGGCGGGGGGTTGAGTCAGAGTATCTGTCTGAGTGGGGAGACTACGACCAGTTTTACCTGGTGGAGTTGGAGGGGTTTGTGGAGTTTCCGAGGCCTATCCTCCTTGACGAGGCGAAGAATTTCGGCGTCGAGGTTCAGCAGGCGTATTTGTATGAAGTTGACGTTAAGGTGGGGAGGAGACTTGTTGAGGTTGGGCTCCGCGGCGGTGCCCCTGTGCAGAGGCGGGGGTTTGTGGATGAGAGGGTTAAGAGGTTTGTGGCTTTGGCGTTGGTGGCAGGGAAGAACCTATTATTCGTCGGAGCGCCTGGGGTTGGGAAGACGCGGCTTGCGTTGGACTCTGCCAAGCTTTTTACGGGGTGTGAGCCTGTGGTTGAGGTTGGGCGGGATGGGTTAACGTATGATGATTTGGTTTTACATTTTGTGGCTTCTGGCTCTGGGGCGAGGCCTCGGCTTGGCTCATTTGCTAAGGCGGTGGTGGAGAGTTGGAGGAGTATTAGGGAGGGGAGGGGGCCTTGTCAGTTTGTTTTTGACGAGATTAATAGGGCTAATGTCGATTTGGCTCTTGGTAGAGTTTTCACGGCGCTTGACTTGGCTCACAGGGATAAGGTCCCCGTGTTGGAGCTTGACGAGGAGTTGGCGAGGCCGTTGGGGGTGGAGCCGGGGGTGTACTACCTGCCTTTCTCGTTTAGGGTTTTTGCTACTATGAACGTGGTGGATAGGGCCCAGTTGTTTAAGTTGAGCTTTGCCCTGATGAGAAGATTTGCGTATGTATATGTAGCGCCTCCGCACGAAAAGTATGCGTCTGAGGTCCGCGTTGAGGAGCTAAGGGACGACTTCGACTTAGATCCCTACGTGGAGGTGGCTTTGGAAGAACTCTCTATTGAGCCTAGGGGCGGGGACATACCCGCATTAATTAGAATTGGGCTTCCCACCGTCGGCGAGTTGAGGGAGTTTGCAAGGGGGCTGGGGGTCTCTAGAGTGCTGTCGTGGGTTGTGGAGGTGGGGGAGAAGTTGGGGGTTGAGGTGGGGCCTTCTCTGGCCGTCGACATGCTTAAACTGGCGGCTGTGTACATGGTTTTCAGGGACAAAGCCCCGCGTCTTTTCGACAACCCTGGCGAGTTTTCTCAACACGATTTTTTAGATCTTGCCACGGCGTCGCTTGCCGTACCCTATCTGTCGATGGCTTTGCCGAAGATTAGGCAGAGGTACCTCTTGAGCCAAGAGGTAAAAGAGCTTGAGACGCTTAAAAATATTTACTCCAAGGTTGGGGAGTTATTTGGCGAGCAGTCTTTTACTGCTAGGCTGTTTAGGGGACTGTTTGACGAGCTTCCCATCGACCTTGGGTGA
- a CDS encoding Rab family GTPase, with amino-acid sequence MFSANFILGCGGVDVRQIVVLLGVGGVGKTTLAYRLMGVSLRPTVTLRPGIYRLYLSGREVNLIDVPGQYVFEVVHNFARMWSFYVDKAVYMYDVLQYVTLKALTDIHSGLLDRGIKPFKKVVIVGNKMDLAKEAGFHIEADEIAAAVGAQEVFYISALKDDPRELVKIVL; translated from the coding sequence TTGTTTTCCGCCAATTTTATATTGGGGTGTGGGGGTGTTGACGTGCGTCAGATTGTTGTTCTGCTCGGCGTAGGGGGCGTGGGGAAGACGACTCTTGCCTACAGACTCATGGGCGTGTCGCTGAGGCCCACTGTGACTCTTAGGCCCGGCATATATCGCCTCTATCTCTCGGGGAGGGAGGTGAACCTCATTGATGTGCCTGGTCAATACGTCTTTGAAGTTGTGCACAACTTTGCCCGTATGTGGTCTTTCTATGTTGACAAGGCTGTGTATATGTACGACGTGCTTCAATACGTCACTCTTAAGGCGCTGACGGACATCCACAGCGGCCTATTAGATAGGGGGATAAAGCCGTTTAAAAAGGTGGTGATCGTGGGGAATAAGATGGATTTGGCAAAGGAGGCGGGGTTCCACATAGAGGCTGACGAAATCGCGGCAGCTGTCGGGGCGCAGGAGGTTTTTTACATATCTGCGCTGAAGGACGACCCCCGCGAGCTCGTCAAAATAGTCCTATAG
- a CDS encoding AAA family ATPase, giving the protein MLFEGWNLGPLERVSVEVARLTLFVGVNRAGKSIVARSLAAVTTALYRASVEYAKALAERRRGRSVKERPLSELFLQQLEDFALEIPVRAGAKSVVVKLNYGGRVLLVEKDVLGNFKVGGDLVEAAAKQVEESLRVGREGFFDFDPLFYPWSTLEWCNSLYPAAARWLASAFDIVVSQEAVFEGGVEVRNPSSMVVSLADLARRGGCRNLVLEEPEAHLHDDAVFEFAKFLYAEASRGKGFLVTTHSDLLTAWVAALAAHPNPGELGVDVGERPSVKVYRFHLRRVGDAYAEELDLRGGEVDMDEAQLRVLENLERALRAVKNALRAGR; this is encoded by the coding sequence GTGCTGTTTGAGGGTTGGAATTTGGGGCCTTTGGAGCGGGTGTCGGTTGAGGTGGCCCGCCTTACTCTCTTTGTGGGTGTGAATAGGGCTGGTAAGAGCATTGTGGCTAGGTCTCTGGCGGCTGTCACAACGGCGTTGTACAGGGCGTCCGTCGAGTACGCGAAGGCGCTTGCGGAGAGGAGGCGGGGGCGTTCCGTCAAAGAGCGGCCTTTGTCTGAGCTGTTTCTACAACAGCTCGAGGACTTTGCTTTGGAGATTCCTGTTAGGGCTGGTGCGAAGTCTGTGGTGGTTAAGCTGAACTACGGGGGCAGAGTCCTCCTTGTCGAAAAGGATGTGTTGGGGAATTTTAAGGTGGGGGGCGACTTGGTGGAGGCTGCGGCTAAGCAGGTGGAGGAGAGTCTGAGGGTTGGGAGGGAGGGGTTCTTCGATTTTGACCCGCTTTTCTACCCCTGGTCTACTCTGGAGTGGTGTAATAGCCTATACCCGGCTGCGGCTAGGTGGCTGGCGTCGGCGTTTGACATTGTGGTTTCTCAGGAGGCTGTGTTTGAGGGGGGTGTGGAGGTGAGGAATCCCTCGTCGATGGTGGTTTCTCTGGCGGATTTGGCTAGGCGTGGCGGCTGTCGGAATCTCGTGCTTGAGGAGCCGGAGGCCCATCTCCACGACGACGCCGTGTTTGAGTTTGCCAAGTTTTTATACGCCGAGGCGTCCCGGGGCAAGGGGTTCTTGGTCACTACCCACAGCGACCTTCTCACTGCGTGGGTTGCGGCCTTGGCGGCTCACCCGAATCCTGGGGAGCTCGGCGTGGATGTGGGCGAGCGGCCCTCTGTCAAGGTCTACCGGTTCCACTTGAGGAGGGTGGGGGACGCGTACGCCGAGGAGCTGGACCTGCGTGGGGGAGAGGTGGATATGGACGAGGCTCAGCTGAGGGTTTTGGAGAACTTGGAGAGGGCGCTCCGGGCAGTCAAGAATGCGCTGCGAGCCGGTAGATAA
- a CDS encoding transcriptional regulator, with the protein METVRERLIKVLLESREPLTVYQLQTLVATDLKPAELYDELEHVKKTLKRMGYRLEMVPAVCKNCGYEFRDRERLKKPSRCPRCKSERIEPPKFYVELL; encoded by the coding sequence ATGGAGACCGTAAGAGAGCGCCTGATAAAAGTGCTCCTCGAAAGCAGGGAGCCCCTCACGGTTTATCAACTACAGACGCTAGTGGCGACAGACCTCAAACCGGCCGAGCTCTACGACGAGCTGGAACACGTCAAAAAGACGTTGAAGAGGATGGGGTATAGGCTGGAGATGGTGCCAGCCGTGTGTAAAAACTGTGGCTATGAGTTTAGAGACCGCGAACGCCTTAAGAAGCCGAGTAGATGCCCCCGGTGCAAGAGCGAGCGAATTGAGCCGCCCAAGTTCTACGTGGAACTGTTGTAG
- a CDS encoding nucleoside/nucleotide kinase family protein, with protein sequence MSSLLGVAKEADEFYVLNITDNYKARLVKWFEELEARLVSSLKAGTSVVLIGPHGVGKSVVARYVAAKLAGEYYAVIDLGADVVSFDNLLEVLPEVPNAVGFYDPLGINFYDNPLVPRAELAAAWMEKCSMVVDRAFFLNTRGVSSLIVLPRALFELSPCREQVEKVARVVDMAEYLRHVDYKAAAREVFNAHAVAMGCRTPQADAYIDYVADRHRDLSGIFALAVYGAKAYVRRRCAQYDPQALYRDALEELAKLYYQLYKSVFFPTCEKARAISAALLLSLQGEYLPPAVAQVLPNAAQIARRLAILTKLSTSADVVKLVAEEILEELRELYTPREEFATSIKWAAGPKESVVAEALRLKAGEIPCLTKPDLANIRSIYRGLLLLSPEFHPRLAEAIARVALGGDKACEGEMRDYICHGGSVSRIVLDALGGRRVTLETPPPLPRVECGWNDLAVLTAMAQVDARRAPHECVERVVQILASRVAEDPQALGRFYKLYRDYIDAAVDRGAPPVLRRLAMAHYLGAVPQEAVETLKRLVSAALEYSDFKTAEVALAALAKIDPAEAARSIPNCDCPILKVSALYTAALRLIEKGLYKEALKIAEELVAEVRRGGERYEYTEHFVRAVEDLYKEAAIISVL encoded by the coding sequence GTGTCTTCTCTCCTCGGGGTGGCCAAAGAGGCCGACGAGTTTTACGTGCTCAATATCACAGACAACTACAAGGCGCGGCTCGTCAAATGGTTTGAGGAACTAGAAGCGCGCCTCGTCTCCTCGCTGAAGGCGGGGACCTCCGTCGTGTTAATTGGGCCGCACGGCGTTGGGAAATCTGTCGTGGCCAGATACGTGGCCGCCAAATTGGCAGGCGAGTACTACGCCGTGATTGACCTAGGCGCAGACGTCGTCTCATTTGACAACTTGCTAGAGGTGCTCCCCGAGGTGCCCAACGCCGTGGGGTTCTACGACCCCCTGGGGATAAACTTCTACGACAACCCCCTGGTGCCCCGCGCAGAGCTGGCGGCGGCTTGGATGGAGAAGTGCAGCATGGTGGTTGACCGCGCCTTTTTCTTAAACACGCGCGGCGTCTCCTCGCTCATAGTGTTGCCCCGCGCCCTTTTTGAACTTTCGCCTTGTAGAGAGCAGGTGGAGAAGGTGGCCAGGGTAGTGGACATGGCCGAGTATCTGCGCCACGTGGACTACAAGGCAGCCGCCAGGGAGGTGTTCAACGCCCATGCAGTGGCGATGGGTTGTAGAACTCCGCAGGCAGACGCCTACATCGACTACGTCGCCGATAGACACCGAGACTTAAGCGGAATTTTCGCCCTAGCCGTGTACGGAGCCAAGGCATACGTGAGGCGGAGGTGTGCCCAGTACGACCCCCAGGCGCTGTACAGAGACGCGTTGGAAGAGCTCGCGAAGTTGTACTACCAGCTCTACAAGTCCGTCTTCTTTCCCACGTGTGAAAAAGCGCGGGCAATATCGGCGGCGCTCCTCTTGAGTCTCCAAGGCGAATACCTCCCCCCGGCAGTGGCCCAGGTCTTGCCCAACGCGGCGCAGATAGCGAGGCGGTTGGCGATACTCACCAAGCTTTCCACCTCTGCCGACGTGGTAAAACTCGTGGCCGAGGAGATTTTGGAGGAGCTCAGAGAGCTCTACACGCCTAGAGAGGAATTTGCCACGTCTATCAAATGGGCCGCCGGCCCCAAGGAGTCAGTGGTGGCAGAGGCCCTCAGGCTAAAGGCGGGCGAAATCCCCTGCCTAACTAAGCCCGACTTGGCAAACATACGGTCGATCTACAGGGGGCTGTTGCTCCTAAGCCCAGAGTTCCACCCCAGGCTGGCCGAGGCCATTGCCAGAGTGGCCCTAGGCGGAGACAAGGCGTGTGAGGGAGAGATGCGGGACTACATATGCCACGGCGGCTCGGTGTCAAGAATTGTGCTAGATGCGCTGGGCGGAAGAAGAGTGACGCTAGAAACGCCCCCGCCGCTCCCCAGAGTCGAGTGCGGCTGGAACGACCTAGCCGTGTTGACGGCCATGGCGCAAGTGGACGCGAGGAGGGCGCCGCATGAGTGCGTGGAGAGAGTTGTGCAAATACTTGCAAGCCGCGTCGCAGAGGACCCCCAGGCGCTGGGCCGATTCTACAAACTGTACAGAGACTACATAGACGCGGCAGTGGACAGAGGCGCGCCCCCGGTGTTGAGGCGGTTGGCCATGGCGCATTACCTAGGCGCAGTACCACAGGAGGCCGTTGAGACGCTGAAGAGGCTCGTCTCTGCGGCGCTGGAGTACTCCGATTTTAAGACGGCAGAGGTGGCGCTAGCCGCCTTGGCAAAAATCGATCCCGCAGAGGCCGCTAGGAGTATCCCAAACTGCGACTGCCCCATTTTAAAGGTCTCAGCGCTGTACACGGCTGCCCTACGCCTAATAGAGAAGGGCCTCTACAAAGAGGCCTTAAAAATCGCGGAGGAGCTCGTGGCAGAGGTCAGGCGCGGCGGCGAGAGGTATGAATACACAGAGCACTTCGTCAGAGCCGTCGAAGATTTGTACAAAGAAGCGGCCATCATCTCAGTCCTATAG